One window of Hydractinia symbiolongicarpus strain clone_291-10 chromosome 3, HSymV2.1, whole genome shotgun sequence genomic DNA carries:
- the LOC130636867 gene encoding uncharacterized protein LOC130636867 gives MCSVVFKSVHCKFIFIKLSFYVIPKDEGLRKNNIPTIVPKTIAPTPVKKRNTMSSLGLKRKLPSPEKPKDPELTVEEALHQEIQKLEATIANIKVEITKKENSLLAEINSLQTEFDENKFTVDRFKHNTAHFKFYTGFESYEMFKLVLEYLQPAADSLIYWGSNTNIENTKTYNGKRRRSRATTAETEFFMILIRLRCGFPIEDMAIRFNMSTSNASKKTVAETMPKCFKDLYPTTRVIIDCTEIFIEMPSSYRSQSATFSSYKHHNTAKGLVGIAPSGAITFVSDLYAGRKHGDSLMADRGFDIEEDLPDGVTLNIPAFLKGKTQLDLGEELETRRIASVRVHVERAINRVKNFRILQSIFPLSMAPDLNKVWVICCYLVNFLPPLMEQNEE, from the exons atgtgcagTGTTGTGTTTAAATCTGTCcactgtaaatttatttttatcaaattgTCGTTTTACGTCATTCCAAAAGATGAAGGTTTAAGAAAGAACAATATTCCAACGATTGTACCAAAAACTATAGCACCTACAccggttaaaaaaagaaacaccaTGAGCAGTCTTGGTTTAAAAAGAAAGCTACCTTCCCCTGAAAAACCTAAAGATCCTGAGCTGACTGTAGAAGAGGCATTACATCAAGAGATTCAAAAATTGGAAGCCACCATAGCTAATATAAAagttgaaataacaaaaaaagaaaactcattATTAGCAGAGATAAATTCTTTACAAACAGAAtttgatgaaaataaatttacagtGGACAGATTTAAACACAACActgcacattttaaattttacactgGTTTTGAAAGCTACGAAATGTTTAAACTTGTACTTGAATATTTACAACCAGCTGCTGACTCTCTAATATACTGGGGATCAAATACTAACATTGAAAACACAAAAACCTATAATGGTAAACGTAGGCGATCCAGAGCTACAACAGCtgaaacagaattttttatgattCTTATTAGACTTCGCTGTGGATTTCCTATTGAAGATATGGCAATACGATTTAACATGTCGACTAGTAAT GCTTCAAAAAAAACAGTAGCAGAGACAATgccaaaatgttttaaagatttatatcCCACAACACGTGTTATAATAGACTGTACAGAAATATTTATAGAGATGCCTTCTTCATACCGCAGCCAATCAGCTACTTTTTCCAGCTATAAACATCACAACACTGCTAAAGGATTGGTAGGGATTGCACCAAGTGGAGCAATTACATTCGTATCTGATTTATATGCTGGAAGAA aaCATGGTGACTCGTTAATGGCTGATCGAGGATTCGATATTGAAGAGGATTTACCTGATGGAGTAACTCTTAATATACCTGCGTTTCTAAAAGGTAAAACACAACTAGATTTGGGAGAAGAACTTGAAACTAGAAGAATTGCTTCTGTAAGAGTTCATGTGGAGAGAGCAATTAATCGAGTTAAAAACTTTAGAATTTTACAGTCAATATTTCCATTGTCAATGGCACCTGATTTAAATAAAGTCTGGGTAATTTGCTGTTATTTAGTCAATTTTCTTCCACCACTTATGGAACAGAATGAGgaataa
- the LOC130636866 gene encoding uncharacterized protein LOC130636866, whose protein sequence is MSLLIGSSSFCDINLKYHHTVNESEVLTVVQNVCGYPIPELKWKVGDDNFSTASSPSVINNETRQYEYSFKTRHITRKDCGRNLTFVTSNTIGSIERNAKIDVKFVPSPVSMVSLSSYNGTCVRVTWDGEDTGKCILNYHVWFSGREITYNTSNTYFTLCNATDVRNVTVWASYNANVEEHFTTTSSPDITLTTNSTTTLSPDITSTRNIATTNAVKCVQRTCDCQSTSNITVSIIVTLAITLILITIVFIISKQKGFIIVIKRRKRPPQIYKNRSTEAESTISHYSDVDAKALKYICKFANDD, encoded by the exons ATGTCACTTCTTATAGGTAGTTCAAGTTTTTGTGACATAAATTTGAAATATCATCACACTGTAAACGAAAGTGAAGTTTTAACAGTGGTGCAGAATGTATGTGGATATCCGATACCTGAATTGAAATGGAAAGTGGGAGATGACAACTTCAGTACTGCATCTAGCCCTTCTGTTATTAATAATGAAACCAGACAATACGAATACAGTTTTAAGACTCGACATATCACTCGCAAAGATTGTGGAAGAAACCTCACATTTGTTACTTCTAATACAATAggaagtatagaaagaaatgcCAAAATTGATGTGAAAT TTGTTCCTTCACCAGTCTCGATGGTTTCGTTGTCCAGTTATAATGGAACCTGTGTTCGTGTCACTTGGGATGGAGAAGATACTGGGAAATGTATTCTCAATTACCATGTGTGGTTTTCTGGTAGAGAGATTACTTATAACACGTCTAACACATATTTTACACTCTGCAATGCAACAGATGTTCGCAATGTTACTGTTTGGGCATCATACAATGCAAATGTGGAGGAACATTTTACCACAACTTCATCACCAGATATCACCTTGACAACAAATAGCACCACAACTTTGTCACCAGATATCACCTCGACGCGAAACATAGCGACGACCAATGCAGTAAAATGTGTACAGAGAACAT gtGATTGCCAATCTACAAGTAACATTACCGTTTCGATCATTGTCACATTAGCTATCACACTGATTTTAATTacaattgtttttataatttcaaaacaaaaag gttttATTATTGTCATCAAAAGGCGGAAAAGACCACCACAAATCTATAAAAATCGAAGTACTGAAGCAGAGTCGACAATTTCTCATTATTCAGATGTTGACGCCAAAGCTCTGAAGTATATATGCAAATTTGCCAACGACGACTGA